A single window of Plasmodium malariae genome assembly, contig: PmUG01_00_8, whole genome shotgun sequence DNA harbors:
- the PmUG01_00023000 gene encoding STP1 protein, protein MENCIPKNFTLSGTAGFGLTITQQFRTIRAHIQNKTNLLKTANNEDLFREECINLADYLIGKTSPPRYTSQHMWESLLKFQLHHYFKGITNYGGCPMILRKEHKELLELKYKEEDFCKKKTADLNVIEGIKKRNSGKCENACLTKCKAYNNWIKQIYNEFKEKRDLFKSCYKMEPRKNTKKLTKESICDIMNEETFKELPYCLNVNSVESTGHLRENENKILPEKSQDTPQIIPKPQGQQEKHLIFTPATRDEQQPEISPESPVQHPPEDSQELLQHVSLETAETEASDMQDSTKETIDIQPIVITSLKTSRDPDNADITSARNNRFPSPVIQETQASPSRKYTELTRQASSYTSVQFPLKNLHSTENLKKNKKTRRRQVKFLRLLVPSFSKNKSKILIDDHLDQPIYDEKEIIKKIKINELTKNVNLSKQKKDRSKTIIEVHMEVLEECKNEEWETKKLAFLEICIKELEISQCTSCNILKNSELMQNIDTCSDNEKQKILWNELIEEHKNLSEKLKNEHWFNNMKKDWKREQIHEKKGEALNKEFSNENKNILFLEREKDLWRQWISKMHATLEHHLEQDGLRGLNVEFHNVLDEYVNEETQNNVSLLNTEELKQKECYKDLYKYIRKKLLAKMCILVFMIILEECKKEDIIENTESYFDSSINELKREVNLGKKTEIANNLIDTDKNALKNKENIDHKEEPNFRNEIYDWTRDDDTYVNFIINDGEVNKCIDVPGKNTL, encoded by the exons ATGGAAAATTGTATACCTAAg AATTTCACTCTTTCTGGAACGGCAGGATTTGGGCTAACAATTACACAACAATTTAGGACTATTAGAGCTCacatacaaaataaaactaatttattaaaaacgGCAAATAACGAAGATTTGTTTAGAGAAGAATGCATAAATTTAGCTGATTATCTAATTGGGAAAACGTCTCCTCCTCGGTATACAAGTCAACATATGTGGGAATCCTTATTAAAGTTTCAACTACATCATTACTTTAAGGGTATAACTAATTATGGCGGATGCCCCATGATCTTAAGAAAAGAACATAAAGAACttttagaattaaaatataaagaagaggatttttgtaaaaaaaagactGCCGATTTGAATGTAATAGAaggcataaaaaaaagaaactcAGGTAAATGTGAAAATGCATGTTTAACGAAATGTAAAGCATATAATAATTGGATTAAGCAAATTTATAATGAATTTAAGGAAAAGAGAGACCTTTTCAAAAGTTGTTACAAAATGGAACCAAGAAAAAATACCAAAAAACTAACTAAAGAATCGATATGTGATATAATGAATGAAGAAACTTTTAAAGAACTTCCTTATTGCTTAAATGTGAACTCAGTTGAAAGTACTGGACATTTAcgtgaaaatgaaaataaaattttaccaGAGAAAAGTCAAGATACCCCTCAAATTATTCCTAAACCTCAAGGTCAACAAGAAAAACATTTGATATTTACACCCGCAACTAGGGATGAACAACAACCAGAAATTTCACCAGAGTCTCCAGTACAACATCCCCCAGAAGATTCACAAGAACTTCTACAACATGTTTCATTAGAAACAGCTGAAACTGAAGCTTCAGACATGCAAGATTCAACTAAAGAGACCATTGATATACAACCTATAGTAATAACATCATTAAAAACATCTAGAGATCCTGATAATGCAGACATAACTTCAGCACGTAATAATAGATTTCCCTCTCCAGTTATTCAAGAAACACAAGCATCGCCTAGTCGCAAATATACTGAGCTAACTCGTCAAGCATCAAGTTATACCTCAGTCCAATTTCCTCTTAAAAATCTCCATAGTACAG aaaatttaaaaaaaaataaaaagacgAGAAGAAGACAAGTGAAATTTCTCAGATTACTAGTACCttcattttctaaaaataaaagtaagaTATTAATAGATGATCATTTAGATCAGCCaatatatgatgaaaaagaaatcataaaaaaaattaaaataaatgaacttacaaaaaatgtaaacttgtcaaagcaaaaaaaagacaGGTCCAAAACCATAATAGAAGTACATATGGAAGTACTAGAAGAAtgcaaaaatgaagaatgggAAACCAAAAAATTAGCATTCTtagaaatatgtataaaagaGTTAGAAATATCACAGTGTACATcgtgtaatattttaaaaaattctgaaCTAATGCAAAATATTGACACATGCAGtgataatgaaaaacaaaaaattctATGGAATGAGTTGATAGAAGAACATAAAAATCTttctgaaaaattaaaaaatgaacactggtttaataatatgaaaaaggaTTGGAAAAGAGAACAAATTCACGAAAAAAAAGGTGAAGCATTAAATAAGGAATTttctaatgaaaataaaaatatattatttttagaaagagaaaaagatcTATGGAGACAGTGGATATCAAAAATGCATGCAACTTTAGAACATCATTTGGAACAGGACGGGCTTAGAGGATTGAACGTGGAATTCCACAATGTGTTAGATGAATATGTAAATGAAGAAACCCAAAATAATGTTTCACTACTAAATACAGAAGAATTGAAGCAGAAAGAATGTTACAAAgatttatataagtatataagaaaaaaattactagCAAAAATGTGCATACTAGtatttatgataatattgGAAGAATGTAAAAAAGAGGATATTATAGAAAATACCGAATCATATTTTGATAGTTctataaatgaattaaagaGAGAAGTAAATTTAGggaaaaaaacagaaattGCGAATAATTTAATTGACACTGACAAAAATGctttgaaaaataaagaaaatattgatCATAAGGAGGAACCCAACTTtagaaatgaaatatatgacTGGACAAGGGACGATGACACATACGtaaatttcataattaaTGATGGAGAAGTAAACAAATGCATTGATGTACCaggaaaaaatacattataa